The following proteins are encoded in a genomic region of Fibrobacter succinogenes:
- a CDS encoding NAD(P)/FAD-dependent oxidoreductase, which translates to MADILILGYGPAGISAALYGLRAGLEVQLVGKGVGALAKAHKIENYFGLEKPLTGEELAEVGKKQALALGAQIVDDEVTDLMFDGFGFAATGLNGSYRGKVCVMATGAARKKTPIPGMAEMEGHGVSYCAVCDAFFYRKKDVAVLGSGEYALHEATELLSVVNSVTLLTNGAELTAKFPENVKIENRKVVGLKGAGKFEGVRFDDGLEENFDGLFVAMGSANATDLALKAGAAFDAGKLVLDKDFQTTVPGLFAAGDCTGGTLQVAVAVGEGAIAGLAAIKYLREHRE; encoded by the coding sequence ATGGCAGATATATTGATTTTGGGTTATGGACCGGCTGGAATCTCGGCTGCTCTTTATGGTCTTCGTGCTGGGCTTGAAGTTCAGCTAGTTGGAAAAGGCGTGGGAGCACTTGCCAAAGCTCATAAAATCGAAAATTATTTTGGTCTAGAGAAACCTCTTACGGGTGAAGAACTTGCCGAAGTGGGCAAAAAGCAGGCGCTTGCGCTTGGTGCCCAAATTGTAGATGATGAGGTGACGGACCTCATGTTTGATGGCTTTGGATTTGCGGCTACAGGCTTGAATGGATCGTATCGTGGAAAAGTCTGCGTGATGGCGACTGGCGCTGCCCGTAAAAAAACTCCGATTCCGGGAATGGCAGAAATGGAAGGCCACGGCGTGAGCTATTGCGCTGTTTGCGATGCGTTCTTTTATCGTAAAAAGGATGTGGCTGTGCTTGGTTCGGGCGAATACGCTTTGCACGAAGCGACTGAACTTTTGTCTGTAGTCAATAGTGTTACGTTATTGACGAATGGCGCTGAACTCACGGCAAAGTTCCCAGAAAATGTGAAAATCGAGAACCGCAAAGTTGTGGGGCTTAAGGGCGCGGGCAAGTTTGAAGGCGTGCGTTTTGATGACGGCCTTGAAGAAAATTTTGATGGACTGTTTGTGGCCATGGGTAGCGCGAATGCAACGGATTTGGCTTTGAAAGCTGGCGCTGCGTTCGATGCTGGAAAGCTCGTGCTTGATAAGGATTTCCAGACGACCGTTCCTGGGCTTTTTGCTGCGGGTGACTGCACGGGTGGTACGCTCCAAGTGGCTGTCGCTGTGGGCGAGGGCGCTATCGCAGGCCTCGCTGCGATTAAGTACCTGAGAGAACATAGAGAATAG